In Prescottella soli, a genomic segment contains:
- a CDS encoding DHA2 family efflux MFS transporter permease subunit has product MKTDFRPWPALWALCLGFFMILVDSTIVAVANPVITADLNTDVNAVVWVTSAYLLAYAVPLLVTGRLGDRFGPKNLYLVGLVVFTLASLWCGLSGGIEMLIVARVFQGLGAAMMTPQTMAVITRIFPPDKRGTAMGLWGSVAGVATLVGPILGGVLVDNLGWQWIFIVNVPVGVIGFVLAWRLVPSLPTNNHKFDLIGVALSAIGLFCIVFGLQEGNSYDWDGRAWGLIGAGVVVMIAFVWWQKVNRNEPLVPLELFKDRNFSVANLGIATMGFSITSVMLPFMFYAQSVTGLSPTRSALLMAPMAIVTGILAPFVGRLVDKAHPRYIAGPGFLAFALATFWLAVELTPTTPVWKILIPMAIIGASNAFIWAPLSATATRNLPVAHVGAGSGVYNTTRQVGAVLGSAAMGALMTSRITSELSTLGVGGVKVGEAHFQGGQLPAMVREPFANAMSQSAMLPAAVLMLGFAVVLFFVNPRKGQPVPDASQAAGDESVPAHS; this is encoded by the coding sequence ATGAAAACCGACTTCCGGCCGTGGCCGGCCCTGTGGGCCCTCTGTCTGGGCTTCTTCATGATCCTCGTCGACAGCACGATCGTCGCCGTCGCCAATCCGGTCATCACCGCGGACCTGAATACCGACGTCAACGCCGTCGTGTGGGTGACGAGCGCGTACCTGCTCGCGTACGCGGTGCCACTGCTGGTGACCGGACGCCTCGGTGACCGGTTCGGGCCCAAGAACCTGTACCTGGTCGGTCTGGTCGTGTTCACCCTCGCGTCCCTGTGGTGCGGCCTGTCCGGTGGAATCGAGATGCTCATCGTCGCCCGCGTCTTCCAGGGACTCGGCGCGGCGATGATGACGCCGCAGACGATGGCGGTCATCACGCGAATCTTCCCGCCGGACAAGCGCGGTACCGCGATGGGCCTGTGGGGTTCGGTGGCCGGTGTCGCGACGTTGGTCGGTCCGATCCTCGGCGGTGTGCTCGTCGACAACCTCGGCTGGCAGTGGATCTTCATCGTCAACGTCCCGGTCGGTGTCATCGGTTTCGTCCTCGCATGGCGCCTGGTTCCCTCGTTGCCGACCAACAATCACAAGTTCGACCTGATCGGCGTCGCGCTCAGTGCGATCGGACTGTTCTGCATCGTCTTCGGGCTGCAGGAGGGCAACTCGTACGACTGGGATGGCCGCGCGTGGGGCCTGATCGGGGCCGGCGTCGTGGTGATGATCGCGTTCGTGTGGTGGCAGAAGGTCAACCGCAACGAGCCGCTGGTTCCGTTGGAGCTGTTCAAGGATCGCAACTTCTCGGTCGCGAACCTCGGCATCGCGACCATGGGTTTCTCGATCACCTCCGTCATGCTGCCGTTCATGTTCTATGCGCAGAGCGTGACCGGGCTGTCGCCGACGCGTTCGGCGTTGCTCATGGCTCCGATGGCGATCGTGACCGGCATCCTCGCGCCGTTCGTCGGGCGTCTCGTCGACAAGGCGCACCCCCGCTACATCGCCGGTCCGGGCTTCCTGGCGTTCGCGCTGGCCACGTTCTGGCTGGCCGTCGAGCTGACCCCGACCACGCCGGTCTGGAAGATCCTGATCCCGATGGCGATCATCGGTGCGTCCAACGCGTTCATCTGGGCGCCGCTGTCCGCCACCGCGACGCGGAACCTGCCCGTCGCGCACGTCGGCGCCGGCTCGGGCGTCTACAACACCACCCGTCAGGTCGGTGCGGTGCTCGGTAGCGCCGCGATGGGCGCGCTCATGACCTCGCGGATCACCTCGGAGTTGTCGACCCTCGGCGTCGGCGGCGTGAAGGTCGGGGAGGCGCACTTCCAGGGCGGCCAGTTGCCGGCGATGGTGCGGGAGCCGTTCGCGAACGCCATGTCGCAGTCGGCGATGCTGCCCGCCGCGGTCCTGATGCTCGGTTTCGCGGTTGTCCTCTTCTTCGTCAATCCCCGCAAGGGGCAACCGGTTCCGGACGCTTCCCAGGCTGCTGGCGACGAATCCGTCCCCGCGCACAGCTGA
- a CDS encoding PadR family transcriptional regulator, with amino-acid sequence MTVLPRSATPLGISVLALLFERPMHPYEMCQLLVARRKDRIVKVRPGSLYHAVERLERDGLVAVLGTDRQGNRPERTTYEITVAGRRAVRERVAEIVAAPVPEYPQFTLGLAELHNLESDQALGLLERRIETLVANLSELDDLFEFARDREVPELFTIPFSYIRAMTQAELDWLRTLADRIRSGDIPWVTDELLESARLADQKGN; translated from the coding sequence GTGACGGTGCTACCGCGGTCGGCCACACCCCTCGGAATCTCGGTGCTCGCGCTGCTGTTCGAGCGGCCCATGCACCCGTACGAGATGTGCCAACTTCTCGTCGCCCGCCGGAAGGACCGCATCGTCAAGGTTCGCCCCGGTTCGCTGTACCACGCCGTGGAGCGACTCGAACGCGACGGACTGGTGGCGGTACTGGGCACCGACCGGCAGGGGAACCGGCCGGAGCGGACCACCTACGAGATCACCGTCGCGGGACGACGCGCGGTGCGCGAGCGGGTCGCCGAGATCGTCGCGGCCCCGGTACCCGAGTACCCCCAGTTCACGCTCGGGCTCGCGGAGTTGCACAACCTCGAGTCCGACCAGGCCCTCGGCCTGCTCGAGCGTCGGATCGAGACTCTCGTCGCCAACCTCTCCGAACTCGACGATCTGTTCGAGTTCGCACGGGATCGAGAGGTCCCGGAACTGTTCACGATCCCGTTCTCGTACATCCGGGCGATGACGCAGGCAGAACTCGACTGGCTGCGTACCCTCGCCGACCGCATCCGCAGTGGTGACATCCCGTGGGTGACGGACGAACTCCTCGAGTCCGCGAGGCTCGCAGATCAGAAGGGCAACTGA
- a CDS encoding aldo/keto reductase encodes MTSIGSVPAVALGDGNSIPQLGFGVFQVPDDQAYAAVSEALKVGYRSIDTARIYENETGTGRAIADSGVARKDLFVTTKLWNADQGYDSTLRAFDDSLARLGLDYLDLYLIHWPAPAQDRYVDSFKAFQQLKADGRIRSIGVSNFTARNLERLVEAVGEAPVLNQIELHPEFAQSQMRSVHADMGVVTEAWSPLGQGAALGNPTIRALAEAHGRTPAQIVLRWHIQLGNVVIPKSVTPARIASNFDVFDFELTADDMFAISSLDRPDGRLGPDPDAFG; translated from the coding sequence ATGACTTCCATCGGTTCCGTACCCGCCGTCGCCCTGGGCGACGGCAATTCGATTCCGCAGCTGGGGTTCGGGGTGTTCCAGGTGCCCGACGACCAGGCGTACGCCGCCGTCTCCGAGGCGTTGAAGGTGGGATACCGAAGTATCGACACCGCCCGCATCTACGAGAACGAGACCGGAACCGGTCGGGCGATCGCGGATTCCGGTGTCGCCCGCAAGGACCTCTTCGTCACCACCAAGCTGTGGAACGCCGATCAGGGCTACGACTCGACCCTGCGGGCCTTCGACGACAGTCTCGCGCGCCTCGGGCTCGACTATCTCGACCTGTACCTGATCCACTGGCCGGCGCCCGCGCAGGATCGCTACGTCGACAGCTTCAAGGCCTTCCAGCAGTTGAAGGCCGACGGCCGGATCCGCTCGATCGGCGTCTCCAACTTCACCGCCCGGAATCTCGAACGGTTGGTCGAGGCGGTCGGGGAGGCGCCCGTGCTCAACCAGATCGAGCTGCATCCCGAGTTCGCGCAGTCGCAGATGCGCTCGGTGCACGCCGACATGGGCGTCGTGACGGAGGCGTGGAGTCCGCTGGGGCAGGGCGCCGCCCTCGGGAATCCGACGATCCGCGCCCTCGCCGAGGCGCACGGCCGGACCCCGGCGCAGATCGTCCTGCGCTGGCACATCCAGCTCGGCAACGTCGTCATCCCCAAGTCGGTGACCCCGGCACGCATCGCGAGCAATTTCGACGTCTTCGATTTCGAGTTGACCGCCGACGACATGTTCGCGATCAGCTCCCTCGACAGGCCCGACGGGCGGCTCGGCCCGGACCCCGACGCGTTCGGCTGA
- a CDS encoding class I SAM-dependent methyltransferase, protein MNLAYRLAYRLGLTPWEHAGRVFADQLATLLGAVAPPAAGAKALDLGCGTGDHSIELGIRGWSVTGVDAVPLAIDRARAKLPIAGADVRFVLGDVVNLPAYVERGYALALDVGCFHGLGDDQRAAYGAGLTAVTEPGAQLVLFSFSPGRRGPLPRGASRADVERALGGWTVVGDTAMDTVGAPWLLATTEPRFFRLVRR, encoded by the coding sequence ATGAACCTCGCCTACCGGCTGGCGTACCGACTCGGCCTCACCCCATGGGAGCACGCCGGGCGCGTCTTCGCCGACCAGCTCGCGACCCTGCTCGGTGCCGTCGCGCCGCCCGCGGCCGGCGCGAAGGCCCTCGACCTCGGCTGCGGCACCGGCGACCACTCGATCGAGCTCGGGATCCGCGGGTGGTCGGTCACCGGGGTGGACGCCGTCCCCCTCGCGATCGATCGGGCACGCGCGAAACTGCCCATCGCCGGCGCCGACGTCCGGTTCGTGCTCGGCGACGTCGTCAACCTCCCCGCATACGTCGAGCGCGGATACGCCCTGGCACTCGACGTCGGCTGCTTCCACGGACTCGGCGACGACCAGCGCGCCGCGTACGGCGCCGGGCTCACCGCAGTCACCGAGCCCGGCGCCCAGCTGGTGTTGTTCTCCTTCTCGCCCGGCCGGCGCGGCCCGCTGCCGCGCGGCGCGTCCCGCGCCGATGTGGAGCGGGCGCTCGGCGGGTGGACCGTCGTCGGCGACACCGCGATGGACACCGTCGGCGCACCCTGGCTGCTCGCCACGACCGAACCGAGATTCTTCCGGCTCGTCCGCCGCTGA
- a CDS encoding LLM class flavin-dependent oxidoreductase: protein MTPQLSVLDLSPIAKGSTVGQALRNTLELARATEKLGYHRFWLAEHHSMPGIASSAPAVMIGQVAAVTDTIRVGSGGVMLPNHAPLVVAEQFGTLDALYPDRIDLGIGRAPGTDQVTAHALRRQADPLDADEFPQQLAHLRAFIDDGFPADHPYAAITAVPGLGAGVAMWLLGSSTYSAQVAGILGLPFAFARHFSPAQTMPALRAYRESFRPSEILDEPYAMLTVTVMAADDDERARYLAAPMKLSMARLRANDPGQFPSPEEAAANPLTPEQERLVAGSSAAYIVGGPRKVYDELDALVEMTGADEIMIGSTMFDLADRIRSYEICAAWGDMSGTGKQSRPVE from the coding sequence GTGACGCCCCAGCTCTCCGTACTCGACCTGTCCCCCATCGCCAAGGGATCCACCGTCGGCCAAGCGCTCCGCAACACGCTCGAGCTGGCCCGTGCCACCGAGAAGCTCGGCTATCACCGCTTCTGGCTCGCCGAACACCACTCGATGCCGGGCATCGCCAGTTCGGCACCCGCGGTGATGATCGGGCAGGTCGCCGCCGTCACCGACACCATCCGGGTCGGGTCGGGCGGTGTGATGCTGCCCAACCACGCGCCGCTCGTCGTCGCCGAACAGTTCGGCACCCTCGACGCGCTGTACCCGGATCGGATCGACCTGGGCATCGGCCGTGCGCCCGGCACCGACCAGGTGACCGCGCACGCGTTGCGCCGGCAGGCCGATCCGCTCGACGCCGACGAGTTCCCGCAGCAGCTGGCGCACCTGCGGGCGTTCATCGACGACGGCTTCCCAGCGGACCACCCGTACGCGGCGATCACCGCGGTGCCCGGCCTCGGAGCCGGGGTTGCAATGTGGCTGCTCGGGTCGAGCACCTACAGCGCCCAGGTCGCCGGCATCCTCGGACTGCCGTTCGCGTTCGCGCGGCACTTCTCGCCCGCCCAGACCATGCCGGCGCTGCGGGCGTACCGGGAGTCGTTCCGGCCGTCGGAGATACTCGACGAGCCGTACGCGATGCTGACGGTGACCGTGATGGCGGCGGACGACGACGAACGCGCCCGCTACCTCGCCGCGCCGATGAAGCTCTCGATGGCCCGGCTGCGCGCGAACGATCCCGGCCAATTCCCCAGCCCCGAGGAGGCCGCGGCCAATCCGCTGACCCCGGAACAGGAACGGCTCGTCGCGGGGTCGTCGGCCGCTTACATCGTCGGCGGGCCGCGGAAGGTGTACGACGAACTGGACGCGCTCGTGGAGATGACGGGCGCCGACGAGATCATGATCGGTTCGACGATGTTCGACCTGGCCGACCGGATCCGCAGCTACGAGATCTGCGCCGCGTGGGGGGACATGTCCGGCACCGGAAAGCAGTCCCGGCCAGTGGAATAG
- a CDS encoding SDR family NAD(P)-dependent oxidoreductase yields the protein MIDAAKYGPWAVIAGGSEGVGEEFAVQLADAGLNLVLLARKPEPLEATAEKARAKGVEVRTLTVDLTAADMLDKIRSVTDGLEVGLLVYNAGANTYGHEFVTGDLDRFQQVIDLNITGQLRLIQHFGAPMKERRRGGLLLVGSMAGFLGSAQISIYAGVKSFCRTFAEGLWLEMREYDVDVLEMVLGVTRTPAMARAGLNMDIPGLNVSEPADVAAQALANLGNGPVAVAKGNERAVEKRSGGNRAELLLAAQSASKAMLPPESK from the coding sequence ATGATCGACGCAGCCAAGTACGGGCCGTGGGCCGTCATCGCCGGCGGCTCCGAGGGCGTCGGCGAGGAGTTCGCCGTTCAGCTCGCCGATGCCGGCCTGAACCTGGTGCTGTTGGCGCGCAAGCCGGAGCCGCTCGAGGCAACGGCGGAGAAGGCCCGCGCGAAGGGCGTCGAGGTCCGGACACTGACCGTGGACCTGACTGCCGCGGACATGCTCGACAAGATCCGCAGCGTCACCGACGGACTCGAGGTGGGTCTGCTCGTCTACAACGCGGGCGCCAACACCTACGGCCACGAGTTCGTCACCGGCGACCTCGACCGCTTCCAGCAGGTGATCGACCTCAACATCACCGGCCAGCTCAGGCTGATCCAGCACTTCGGCGCACCGATGAAGGAGCGTCGCCGCGGCGGCCTGCTGCTGGTCGGTTCCATGGCCGGCTTCCTCGGCTCGGCCCAGATCAGCATCTACGCGGGCGTGAAGTCGTTCTGCCGCACCTTCGCCGAGGGTCTGTGGCTCGAGATGCGCGAGTACGACGTCGATGTCCTCGAGATGGTCCTCGGCGTCACCCGCACCCCGGCGATGGCCCGCGCCGGACTCAACATGGACATCCCCGGCCTGAACGTCTCGGAGCCCGCGGACGTGGCCGCGCAGGCCCTCGCGAACCTGGGCAACGGCCCCGTCGCGGTCGCGAAGGGCAACGAGCGCGCCGTCGAGAAGCGCAGCGGCGGCAACCGCGCCGAGCTTCTGCTGGCCGCGCAGTCCGCATCGAAGGCGATGCTGCCACCGGAATCGAAGTAG
- a CDS encoding SDR family NAD(P)-dependent oxidoreductase, with protein MNGFGPDSTTDDVLAGVDLGGRTALVTGVTSGLGGETARALAAAGAAVILAARDGDAAAAVADEIRRAVPGAELSSVAMDLADLSSVRTAADRIGTRPIDLLINNAGVMYTPFGRTADGFELQFGTNHLGHFLLTASLLPNLRSAAERSGSASRVVTVSSDAHRAHAVDLDDPNFLQRPYDKFVAYGQSKAANVLMTVELRRRHAGNGIHAFAVHPGVCATGLSRHMSRDDFAEMKRMSAGKPGLLANLKSIPAAAATSVWAASAPELTSESAAYLSDCRIDRAADHAVDPETAAALWELSERHVGR; from the coding sequence ATGAACGGCTTCGGACCCGACTCCACCACCGACGACGTCCTCGCCGGCGTCGATCTGGGTGGCCGCACGGCGTTGGTGACCGGCGTGACGAGCGGTCTCGGTGGAGAGACGGCCCGCGCGTTGGCAGCAGCCGGTGCGGCGGTGATCCTCGCGGCCCGCGACGGTGATGCCGCGGCTGCCGTGGCGGACGAGATCCGGCGAGCCGTCCCCGGTGCGGAACTGTCCTCCGTCGCAATGGATCTGGCCGACCTGTCGAGCGTCCGCACCGCGGCCGACCGCATCGGGACGCGGCCGATCGACCTGCTGATCAACAACGCGGGCGTGATGTACACGCCGTTCGGGCGGACCGCCGACGGGTTCGAATTGCAGTTCGGGACCAACCATCTGGGACACTTCCTGCTGACCGCGTCGCTGCTGCCGAACCTGCGGTCCGCGGCGGAGCGCTCCGGGTCGGCGTCGCGGGTGGTGACGGTGTCCTCCGACGCGCACCGCGCGCACGCGGTCGACCTCGATGATCCGAACTTCCTGCAGCGCCCGTACGACAAGTTCGTCGCATACGGGCAGTCCAAGGCTGCCAACGTCCTCATGACCGTCGAGCTTCGAAGACGGCACGCGGGCAATGGGATCCACGCATTCGCGGTGCACCCCGGCGTGTGCGCCACCGGGCTGTCCCGGCACATGTCGCGCGACGACTTCGCCGAGATGAAGCGGATGAGTGCCGGCAAGCCGGGCCTGCTGGCCAACCTCAAGTCGATTCCCGCGGCGGCGGCCACGTCGGTGTGGGCGGCCAGTGCCCCCGAACTCACGTCCGAGAGCGCCGCGTATCTGTCCGACTGCCGGATCGACCGGGCCGCCGACCACGCCGTCGATCCGGAGACCGCGGCCGCGTTGTGGGAGTTGTCCGAGCGGCACGTCGGCCGCTGA
- a CDS encoding enoyl-CoA hydratase/isomerase family protein: protein MSVLVEIADGVAVLTLHRPRQRNAFTGEMGRRLGALYRELDADDAVRVVVLTGTPPAFCAGADLTAGSGTFAAPTEDGFSASPVDPPAFDLRKPVIAAVNGHAIGIGLTLAMQADVRIVADDAKYAIPQVRRGVVPDAMAHWTVPRAAGMAAAAEILLTGRTFDGPEAVRLGIASRSLPAEEVLPAALAMARDIATNVAPMSAALSKRLLWDTARYGFTPQQVADHETELHHRVMGTADAAEGVRAFLDRRNPDWTASVSADWKELPWE from the coding sequence GTGAGCGTCCTCGTCGAGATCGCCGACGGCGTCGCGGTCCTCACGCTCCACCGACCGCGGCAGCGCAACGCCTTCACCGGCGAGATGGGACGCCGACTCGGCGCCCTCTACCGGGAGCTCGACGCAGACGACGCCGTCCGCGTCGTCGTGCTCACGGGGACACCGCCGGCGTTCTGCGCGGGTGCCGACCTGACGGCGGGCAGCGGGACGTTCGCCGCACCGACGGAGGACGGGTTCTCCGCGTCCCCGGTCGATCCGCCCGCGTTCGACCTGCGCAAGCCGGTGATCGCGGCCGTGAACGGGCACGCGATCGGCATCGGACTGACCCTCGCGATGCAGGCCGACGTCCGCATCGTCGCCGACGACGCGAAGTACGCGATCCCGCAGGTGCGCCGCGGCGTCGTCCCGGATGCGATGGCGCACTGGACGGTTCCGCGCGCGGCGGGTATGGCCGCGGCGGCCGAGATCCTGCTCACGGGAAGGACGTTCGACGGCCCGGAAGCGGTGCGGCTGGGGATCGCGAGTCGCAGCCTGCCTGCCGAGGAGGTCCTGCCGGCCGCGCTGGCGATGGCGCGGGACATCGCGACCAACGTGGCTCCGATGTCGGCGGCGCTGAGCAAACGCCTGCTGTGGGACACCGCGCGGTACGGATTCACGCCGCAGCAGGTCGCCGACCACGAGACCGAACTGCATCACCGGGTCATGGGCACCGCCGACGCGGCCGAGGGCGTGCGAGCCTTCCTCGATCGCCGCAACCCCGACTGGACCGCGAGTGTGTCGGCCGACTGGAAGGAACTGCCTTGGGAATGA
- a CDS encoding TIGR03617 family F420-dependent LLM class oxidoreductase, whose amino-acid sequence MKVDVQLDGRPENAARRARELVALGVDGLFTFEGPHDVFLPLVAAAAAVDVDLMTNVAIALPRSPMHLAHTAYDLQTLSRGRFRLGLGSQIRPHIEKRYGAQWSRPAARMRETVLALKAIFDAWEGNSRLRFEGEFTTHTLMPPTFDPGPNPYGPPPICLGALGPLMTRTAAEVADGLLVMPFNSVRHFRERTLPAVEEGLERGRRSREDLAIYPQVIVGVGGTPEELDAASRGVRGLLAFYGSTPAYRPVLEVEGWADLQPRLNALSKQGEFAAMTDMIDDTMLATLAVHGTPEECAAQIVARFGDHADRVCCYFPGYPVREEHIAELVAAVKAPTR is encoded by the coding sequence ATGAAGGTGGATGTTCAGCTCGACGGGCGACCGGAGAACGCGGCCCGACGGGCACGCGAGCTCGTTGCGCTCGGCGTGGACGGGCTGTTCACGTTCGAGGGTCCCCACGATGTCTTCCTGCCGCTGGTCGCGGCGGCGGCCGCGGTGGACGTGGACCTGATGACGAACGTCGCGATCGCGCTGCCGCGCAGTCCGATGCACCTGGCGCACACCGCTTACGACCTGCAGACGCTGAGCCGTGGCCGCTTCCGGCTCGGCCTCGGTTCCCAGATCCGTCCGCACATCGAGAAGCGCTACGGCGCGCAGTGGTCGCGTCCCGCCGCGCGGATGCGGGAGACGGTGCTCGCGCTGAAGGCGATCTTCGATGCGTGGGAGGGCAATTCGCGGTTGCGTTTCGAGGGCGAGTTCACCACGCACACGTTGATGCCTCCGACGTTCGATCCCGGTCCCAACCCGTACGGCCCGCCGCCGATCTGCCTCGGTGCGCTCGGGCCGCTGATGACCCGAACCGCCGCCGAGGTGGCCGACGGGCTGCTGGTGATGCCGTTCAACAGCGTCCGGCACTTCCGCGAACGGACGCTGCCGGCGGTGGAGGAGGGCCTCGAACGCGGTCGGCGCAGCCGCGAGGACCTCGCGATCTACCCGCAGGTGATCGTCGGTGTCGGCGGCACCCCGGAGGAGCTCGACGCGGCGTCGCGTGGGGTGCGGGGGCTGCTCGCGTTCTACGGGTCGACACCCGCGTACCGGCCGGTCCTCGAGGTCGAGGGGTGGGCGGATCTGCAACCGCGGCTCAACGCACTGTCGAAGCAGGGCGAGTTCGCGGCCATGACCGACATGATCGACGACACGATGCTCGCGACCCTCGCGGTGCACGGCACGCCCGAGGAATGCGCCGCGCAGATCGTCGCGCGGTTCGGCGATCACGCCGATCGGGTGTGCTGCTACTTCCCCGGATACCCGGTGCGCGAGGAGCACATTGCCGAACTGGTCGCGGCAGTGAAGGCGCCGACGCGGTGA
- a CDS encoding TetR/AcrR family transcriptional regulator, with translation MNANAPRVGRPRDPGKDHAVLVAARGLLGEVGYQQTTLMAIARRADVSTPAIYRRWPSREALIEDAIHGPAADGLPEATDDLRADLRAWASVFVARASSPAARAGIPGLLGDAQSDVDRARLLARQAPAFESFAARLELAAERGEILAPVDASILFEILTGTTSVRGLVKGGRESDAFAGALGDALHVLACHGSGRDTATEAEPS, from the coding sequence ATGAACGCGAACGCTCCCCGTGTCGGTCGGCCGCGGGACCCCGGCAAGGATCACGCGGTCCTCGTTGCGGCCCGAGGATTGCTCGGCGAAGTCGGGTACCAACAGACAACCCTCATGGCCATCGCGCGACGGGCGGACGTGAGCACGCCCGCGATCTACCGTCGCTGGCCCAGTCGCGAGGCCCTGATCGAGGACGCGATCCACGGGCCCGCGGCCGACGGGCTCCCCGAGGCCACCGACGACCTCCGGGCCGACCTCCGGGCGTGGGCGAGCGTGTTCGTGGCCCGCGCGTCCAGTCCCGCGGCCCGCGCCGGCATCCCCGGTCTGCTGGGCGACGCCCAGTCCGACGTCGATCGCGCCCGCCTGCTCGCGCGACAGGCACCGGCGTTCGAGTCGTTCGCCGCCCGCCTCGAGCTCGCCGCCGAGCGGGGCGAGATTCTTGCACCCGTGGACGCGTCGATCCTCTTCGAGATCCTCACCGGGACCACGTCGGTGCGCGGATTGGTCAAGGGCGGTAGGGAGTCCGACGCCTTCGCGGGAGCACTGGGCGACGCGCTGCACGTCCTCGCATGCCACGGATCCGGGCGCGACACGGCGACCGAGGCGGAACCGTCATGA
- a CDS encoding ABC-F family ATP-binding cassette domain-containing protein, with translation MTATLRISGLSASRGERTLFSGLDLTIAPGDVIGLVGANGAGKSTLLTTLAGVGNADVTGTVTLSPPDATVGYLAQEPDRIPGETILEFLGRRTGVTAAESTMNAAAESLADGGEDLYSPALDRWLALGGADLAERAEQVLADLGLDVTGDAHMTDLSGGQAARAGLASLLLSRYDVLLLDEPTNDLDLPGLEQLERFVGETRTALVVVSHDREFLARTVTAIVELDLAQQQIAVYDGGYEAYLVERDVARRHAREEYDEYAGNLASLQDRAQMQRNWLEHGVRNARRKAKNGDSDKMGRKARAESTEKQAAKARQTQRRIERLEVVEEPRKEWELRMEIAAAPRSGAVVATLSGAVVRRETFTFGPVSAQVDWGDRILVTGPNGSGKSTLLQVLLGKLTPDEGTATLGSGVAVGEIDQARGLFEGDEMLAEAFGAQVPDWPEADVRTLLAKFGLKGHHVLRPASSLSPGERTRAALALLQARGVNLLVLDEPTNHLDLPAIEQLEQAMESFTGTLLLVTHDRRMLDTMRHTRRWRMDDGRLGQD, from the coding sequence GTGACTGCAACCCTGCGCATCTCCGGCCTCTCCGCGTCCCGAGGCGAGCGCACGCTCTTCTCCGGACTCGATCTGACCATCGCCCCCGGCGACGTCATCGGACTGGTCGGCGCCAACGGAGCAGGCAAGTCCACGCTGCTGACGACGCTGGCGGGGGTCGGCAACGCCGACGTCACCGGCACCGTCACCCTGAGTCCACCGGACGCGACCGTCGGCTACCTGGCGCAGGAACCCGATCGCATTCCCGGCGAGACGATCCTCGAGTTCCTCGGCCGCAGGACCGGCGTCACCGCCGCCGAATCGACGATGAACGCGGCCGCCGAGTCGCTCGCCGACGGCGGCGAGGACCTCTACTCCCCCGCCCTCGACCGGTGGCTGGCGCTCGGCGGCGCCGACCTCGCCGAACGCGCCGAGCAGGTGCTCGCCGACCTCGGCCTCGACGTCACCGGGGACGCACACATGACGGACCTGTCGGGCGGTCAGGCCGCCCGGGCCGGACTGGCCTCGCTGCTGCTGTCCCGGTACGACGTGCTGCTGCTCGACGAACCGACCAACGACCTCGACCTGCCGGGCCTCGAGCAGCTCGAGCGGTTCGTCGGCGAGACCCGTACCGCGCTCGTGGTGGTGAGTCACGATCGAGAGTTCCTGGCGCGCACCGTGACCGCAATCGTCGAACTCGACCTCGCGCAGCAGCAGATCGCGGTGTACGACGGCGGATACGAGGCGTACCTGGTGGAGCGCGACGTGGCCCGTCGGCACGCGCGCGAGGAGTACGACGAGTACGCGGGCAACCTCGCGTCCCTGCAGGACCGCGCCCAGATGCAGCGCAACTGGCTCGAGCACGGCGTCCGCAACGCCCGCCGCAAGGCCAAGAACGGCGACTCCGACAAGATGGGCCGCAAGGCGCGCGCCGAGTCCACCGAGAAGCAGGCCGCGAAGGCCCGGCAGACGCAGCGGCGCATCGAGCGGCTCGAGGTGGTCGAGGAGCCCCGCAAGGAGTGGGAACTGCGGATGGAGATCGCGGCCGCGCCCCGCAGCGGCGCCGTGGTCGCGACGCTCAGCGGCGCCGTCGTTCGACGTGAAACCTTCACCTTCGGCCCGGTGAGCGCCCAAGTCGATTGGGGTGACCGGATTCTCGTCACCGGACCGAACGGCTCCGGGAAATCGACGCTGCTGCAAGTACTCCTCGGCAAGCTGACGCCCGACGAGGGCACAGCCACGCTGGGCTCCGGCGTCGCGGTCGGCGAGATCGACCAGGCGCGTGGACTCTTCGAAGGTGACGAGATGCTCGCCGAGGCCTTCGGCGCGCAGGTTCCGGACTGGCCCGAGGCAGACGTCCGGACCCTGCTGGCGAAGTTCGGCCTCAAGGGCCACCACGTGCTGCGGCCCGCGTCGTCGCTGTCGCCGGGCGAACGCACCCGGGCGGCGCTGGCGCTGCTGCAGGCACGCGGGGTGAACCTGCTGGTGCTCGACGAACCGACCAACCACCTCGACCTGCCGGCGATCGAGCAGCTCGAGCAGGCGATGGAATCGTTCACCGGCACGTTGCTGCTGGTCACCCACGACCGCCGGATGCTGGACACGATGCGCCACACCCGACGCTGGCGGATGGACGACGGCCGGCTCGGTCAAGACTGA